In Crinalium epipsammum PCC 9333, the genomic window CAAAAGTTTTTAATTCATCTAGATATCCAAGCAGTTCTTCTTGCTACTGGAGATGAGATAATTGTAGAAGATTCTCCCAAAGATTACTTTTGGGGTTGTGGTTCAGATAAAACTGGTCAAAATCAGTTAGGCAAAATTTTAATGAGTGTCCGCCACGAAATTAAATTGCATAATCAACACCAGAAATAATATTAATTTTTGCTATTTTTATATAATAATTTAAGTTGTCATGCCTGAATTATTATCACTTTAATATTTAGATTGAACTTAATCTAAAACAATTTATATTTTTATTAATTAGTGATTATTTCTCACTTTTTACTTCTTGATATCGCCCTGCGCCTCTGCCCCCCTGCCCTCAAAAACACACTTAAAACGGAAGATCCAAACTCATTGCCTCTGCCGCCATTTAGCGATCGCTTTTTGAGCCTTTGAGTAAACGGGTGTATTTTGGGGAACTAAAGTCGCCGTAGCAATGGCACTTTGCAATTCTCCTTCTAATGCCCTAGACTGAGCAATCAGATAAATTTGCTGGCTCCATTGTTTAATTGACTTTTGAGCCTGTAAATAAACTGGTTGATTTGGTGGAATTTGACCAGCAGCAGTAATCGCGCGATTATAAGAAGAAGCTTGCCCTGGAACAATTAATTTCTTAGCAGCCTGCAAGATAATTTTATTAGTTCTCTGTTGCTGTGCAAGTATTTGCCAACTAGCGATCGCACTTTGAGATTCAGCATACACTGGCAGATTTGGTTGTAGCAATTGAGCAGCAGCGATCGCACCAGCATAATTACCCTGTTGGGCGCGGGCAGAGGCTAAATCTAAAATTTTCCGACTCCAAAGATTAGTATTTGCTGTTGCCTGTTCATATAAAGGATCGCCTGGTACAACTTTTTGGGCTTGTGCGATCGCATTACTAAAGCTAGAAGCTTGATTACTTTTAATTAGGCGTTTAGCTTTATCCAATATCGCTTTATTTGCCTGTAGACGCTTTGCTGATGCTTTATTAGTTGTGTTGGCATCAATTTTCGTTATTTTAGGGTTAGATGATGTCTCAGACACCCCTGCCACCGAAGCTGAATTAGAGGTTTTACCTGCTGTTTGGGCTATTTGCTGATCGTGAAAAACCCTCAAAATCACCCCAGCAATCATACCTATTACCAGGGTTGTACCTGTACCCCACAAGAGTAATTGCTGCCACCAAGGAATAGGTGTTTCTAACTGAGGTTCTTTATTTGCGTAAGGAACCAGCGCCCCTACTTCTGGCTGCGCTGAAGGAGTTGTTGCAGCTAATGAAATTACATTTTCCGGTATAACGACTTGTGTAGGCGTTAGTTGATCGGTATCCTCAGTATTTACGGCATCAGTATTAATAACGTATGCAGTTGTTAATATATGTATTTCTTTATTGTCTGCTGTTAAATCCCCAGCCGTGTCCGACTGAGGCAAAATTAGCATTTTGCTAAGTTCGCTGTTGTAGACACTCACAGGTGTTTGAATAGGTCGCAAGTGGTGTCTACTTAACTCAGGAGTGCGATCGCGCAGGTATTGATCTAAACTTTCTAAAGTTATCGCTGGGTCATAACGTAACGCTTCTAAAAGTGCAACAGTAAATAATCCCTGTCGTAAAGTTGTTGCTTCGTAGGAAAATTGATCGCCCTGGCAAGATAAAAAAGTCGGAATGCCTAATTCACGCGCCACCGCAAGTGTTTGATCGCCAACCTTAGCACCTGCTTGTACACCTTGGCTGCGGTTTATATTCAGCAATAGCAAAGCATTTTGACCTACTTGCTGTTTTACAAAATGTAACAGCGATCGCACTGATATTCCTGTACTAGCAATATCAGCAAGGTTGCCATCAATAGGCATCAGGTAATCTTCTGATCCTGTACTAACACCATAGCCACTGAAAAACACCCACAGGAAATCTCCTGGTTGCAAATTGTCTTGGCACCACTCCGACAGCCAGCCCATGATATTTTCACGAGTAGGGTAAGTTAACTTTTGCTCTATCGGTGTCGAAGTATCGCTTAACAACAAACATCGATCCGCTACCCAACCTGCTGACTCCACTAAAAACTCGCGCACTACCTGTGCATCCGCTTCTGCATAGTGCAGAGGTTGAAAAAACTCATAGCGATTAATACCAATGGCTATACAAGCGTGATTTGCCATGATCGATGCCCAGCTAGGTACAAATAAAGAGAATTTCAGGGCGTTATATATGTCTATATCCTGCTTTTACCCGCATTTAAAGCATAGCAGCACAGGTTAGTTATTAGACTTCTTGCAAAAATAGTCAAGCCATTTTTTCAGAACAATGATTGATTTAAACCAATTTCCTAATCAGGAAGGTTATCTTGGGCATAGGAGCCAAAATTTATGTCAGTGGCTCCACAAGTAGGTGATAGTATGTCGCAATCTTATGTTGTTAATTTTCAATTTTTATTAATTAATCCTAGAACATTTGTCAAGATAACTTTAGTTACAATCTTGGGTTGCAGTGTAGCCAGTTCAACTATCACACGCGCCTTGGCAAATCCACTCATAGCCCAAGCTATTAAGCCAGGTGTAGCTACTACCTCTTCACCTAATCAACCTAATCTTGTTCAATTACAAGTTTCGGTACCTCGTAATGCTGGCGAATCTTTTGAAACGATGATACGTCGCTCTCAAGCGATGGCTAAGACATTTATACAACGTAGCTTTGACAAAAACAAATCAGTCACAAATGTAAATCTAACAGTGATAGGAGAAAATCAAGGCTTTATAGCTCCAATTGTGTCTATGAAGGTTAATCGTCAGGGGTGGAAACGTAGCCCTAATCCGCAGATGTGGGCAACTTATTTTCCCAACGCCCAAACTTTACTTGGTCTTAAAAATAGCTTCACTACTGCTACTCAATCAACTTCAACCCTTCCGGCACAGACCATGACAGCGCCAGCAGCGATACCTAACTCACCATTAGGATATCCTAATGTTCCTGATACACAAAACAACACTTCATTTCCCCCATCAGGCTCTAATACTCAGCAAGTACCTCCTGGGGTTGTTCCCAATAATCAAACACCTGGAGCAAATACTAATGGCTCAGTAGCTCCTAATGGTGCAACTAATACAACTACTCAAACTTCGCCAGTAGCTCCTAATGGTGTAACTAATACAACTACTCAAACTTCGCCAGTAGCTCCTAATGGTGCAACTAATACAACTATCCAAACTTCGCCAGTAGCTCCTAATGGTGCAACTAATACAACTATCCAAACTTCCCCCCGTCTTCCTCAGCAGCAAAGGTAGAGATAAAAGAAGCAGGGGGAAGCAGAGGAAGCAGGGGGAGTGAAAAAGACGAAATTTCTTTACCTAGTTGTCAATAATCAAAAATATTGATTAATAGACATCTCCAGAAATTAAGGGTGCGTTAACTATAACCGTTGTAGAGACTTTGTATGCAACGGCTCTACATTCGCATAAAAGGAGATGCTTAATAAATTATCAATTTGACCTAATCCTCAATCCTTAGCCTTCAAACAATATTTTTTGCATCTGCGATCGCCTAGAATAATAAAGCTGAAAAAATTGCAGAAGCTACTACTATGGCAGTTCCTAAGAAGAAAACCTCAAAATCTAAACGCGATAAGCGCAAAGCTACCTGGAAGCATAAGGCAGCAGTCGAAGCTCAAAAAGCTTTGTCTCTAGGTAAATCTATATTAACTGGACGTGCTAAGAGCTTTGTTTATCCTTCCACTGAGGAAGAAGAAGAAGAAAGCTAAAAACACCTTATTGGTGTCTAGTTAATTGCCCTATTAGTTCTTTGATTTACTAATCACGGCTAAACTCATGCTAGGGAAATTTTTCAAGAAACCTGATGCAGATCAGGATGATCGTGTACCACCCGGTCAATACCTGACGAAAGGATTCCCAGTGCTGACTTATGGGCAAAGTCCCA contains:
- a CDS encoding caspase family protein; this encodes MANHACIAIGINRYEFFQPLHYAEADAQVVREFLVESAGWVADRCLLLSDTSTPIEQKLTYPTRENIMGWLSEWCQDNLQPGDFLWVFFSGYGVSTGSEDYLMPIDGNLADIASTGISVRSLLHFVKQQVGQNALLLLNINRSQGVQAGAKVGDQTLAVARELGIPTFLSCQGDQFSYEATTLRQGLFTVALLEALRYDPAITLESLDQYLRDRTPELSRHHLRPIQTPVSVYNSELSKMLILPQSDTAGDLTADNKEIHILTTAYVINTDAVNTEDTDQLTPTQVVIPENVISLAATTPSAQPEVGALVPYANKEPQLETPIPWWQQLLLWGTGTTLVIGMIAGVILRVFHDQQIAQTAGKTSNSASVAGVSETSSNPKITKIDANTTNKASAKRLQANKAILDKAKRLIKSNQASSFSNAIAQAQKVVPGDPLYEQATANTNLWSRKILDLASARAQQGNYAGAIAAAQLLQPNLPVYAESQSAIASWQILAQQQRTNKIILQAAKKLIVPGQASSYNRAITAAGQIPPNQPVYLQAQKSIKQWSQQIYLIAQSRALEGELQSAIATATLVPQNTPVYSKAQKAIAKWRQRQ
- the rpmF gene encoding 50S ribosomal protein L32, translated to MAVPKKKTSKSKRDKRKATWKHKAAVEAQKALSLGKSILTGRAKSFVYPSTEEEEEES